One genomic region from Vanacampus margaritifer isolate UIUO_Vmar chromosome 2, RoL_Vmar_1.0, whole genome shotgun sequence encodes:
- the ss18 gene encoding protein SSXT isoform X4, with product MSVAFAPHRQRGKGDITPAGIQKLLDENNHLIQSIMDFQSKGKTTECSQYQQILHRNLVYLATIADSNQNMQSLLPAPPTQNMPMGPGGMSQSGGPPQPSHGHSMPSEGMVGCGPPAPHMQNQMNGQMPGPNHMPMQGPGPGPNQPPNMPAGSMNMPPSSHGSMGGYNHTVPSSQGIPAQSQMNMTQGQPMGNYGPRPTMNMQPNQGPMMHQQPPSQQYNMPPGGGGQHYQGQQNPMGMMGQVNQGNHVMGQRAMPPYRPPQQVREGQPGQPPGVVGNAQYGQQQEAYQQGPPQQQGYPPQQQYPGQQAYPPQQQGYGPSQNAPGQYPNYPQGQGQQYGGYRPPQPGPPQGQQQRPYGYDQGQYGNYQQ from the exons ATGTCGGTGGCGTTCGCACCTCACAGACAGCGTGGGAAGGGTGATATCACCCCCGCCGGAATACAGAAG CTACTTGATGAAAATAACCATTTGATTCAGAGTATCATGGACTTCCAGAGCAAGGGCAAAACAACAGAGTGTTCACA GTATCAACAAATACTGCATAGAAATTTAGTGTACCTGGCCACAATAGCAGACTCTAATCAGAACATGCAGTCTCTTCTCCCAGCA CCACCTACTCAAAACATGCCCATGGGCCCTGGCGGGATGAGCCAAAGTGGTGGTCCGCCTCAACCAAGTCACGGTCACAGCATGCCCTCCGAAGGTATGGTCGGCTGCGGCCCACCTGCCCCGCACATGCAGAACCAGATGAACGGACAGATGCCTG GGCCCAATCACATGCCCATGCAGGGCCCCGGTCCAGGGCCCAACCAGCCACCGAACATGCCGGCCGGCTCCATGAACATGCCCCCGAGCAGCCACGGCTCGATGGGCGGCTACAACCACACTGTCCCTTCATCGCAAGGCATTCCCGCGCAGAGCCAGATGAACATGACGCAGGGTCAGCCCATGGGCAACTACGGGCCGCGACCCACTATGAATATGCAGCCCAATCAAG GCCCCATGATGCACCAGCAGCCTCCCTCCCAGCAGTACAACATGCCtccgggcggcggcggccagcACTACCAAGGCCAGCAGAACCCGATGGGCATGATGGGCCAGGTTAACCAGGGCAATCACGTCATGGGGCAGAGGGCGATGCCCCCGTATAGACCGCCTCAGCAAG TGAGGGAGGGTCAACCAGGTCAACCGCCTGGTGTGGTCG GTAATGCCCAGTATGGTCAACAGCAAGAAGCCTATCAGCAAGGCCCCCCACAGCAACAAGGTTACCCTCCTCAGCAGCAGTACCCGGGTCAGCAGGCCTACCCGCCGCAGCAACAGGGCTATG GTCCTTCCCAGAATGCCCCGGGACAGTACCCCAACTACCCCCAGGGGCAGGGACAGCAGTACGGTGGCTACCGCCCGCCTCAGCCCGGACCCCCGCAGGGCCAGCAGCAGCGCCCTTACGGCTACGACCAG GGCCAGTATGGAAATTACCAGCAATGA
- the ss18 gene encoding protein SSXT isoform X2 gives MSVAFAPHRQRGKGDITPAGIQKLLDENNHLIQSIMDFQSKGKTTECSQYQQILHRNLVYLATIADSNQNMQSLLPAPPTQNMPMGPGGMSQSGGPPQPSHGHSMPSEGMVGCGPPAPHMQNQMNGQMPGPNHMPMQGPGPGPNQPPNMPAGSMNMPPSSHGSMGGYNHTVPSSQGIPAQSQMNMTQGQPMGNYGPRPTMNMQPNQGPMMHQQPPSQQYNMPPGGGGQHYQGQQNPMGMMGQVNQGNHVMGQRAMPPYRPPQQGPPQQYPGQEDYYGDQYSHAGQGASEVREGQPGQPPGVVGNAQYGQQQEAYQQGPPQQQGYPPQQQYPGQQAYPPQQQGYGPSQNAPGQYPNYPQGQGQQYGGYRPPQPGPPQGQQQRPYGYDQGHMRK, from the exons ATGTCGGTGGCGTTCGCACCTCACAGACAGCGTGGGAAGGGTGATATCACCCCCGCCGGAATACAGAAG CTACTTGATGAAAATAACCATTTGATTCAGAGTATCATGGACTTCCAGAGCAAGGGCAAAACAACAGAGTGTTCACA GTATCAACAAATACTGCATAGAAATTTAGTGTACCTGGCCACAATAGCAGACTCTAATCAGAACATGCAGTCTCTTCTCCCAGCA CCACCTACTCAAAACATGCCCATGGGCCCTGGCGGGATGAGCCAAAGTGGTGGTCCGCCTCAACCAAGTCACGGTCACAGCATGCCCTCCGAAGGTATGGTCGGCTGCGGCCCACCTGCCCCGCACATGCAGAACCAGATGAACGGACAGATGCCTG GGCCCAATCACATGCCCATGCAGGGCCCCGGTCCAGGGCCCAACCAGCCACCGAACATGCCGGCCGGCTCCATGAACATGCCCCCGAGCAGCCACGGCTCGATGGGCGGCTACAACCACACTGTCCCTTCATCGCAAGGCATTCCCGCGCAGAGCCAGATGAACATGACGCAGGGTCAGCCCATGGGCAACTACGGGCCGCGACCCACTATGAATATGCAGCCCAATCAAG GCCCCATGATGCACCAGCAGCCTCCCTCCCAGCAGTACAACATGCCtccgggcggcggcggccagcACTACCAAGGCCAGCAGAACCCGATGGGCATGATGGGCCAGGTTAACCAGGGCAATCACGTCATGGGGCAGAGGGCGATGCCCCCGTATAGACCGCCTCAGCAAG gACCCCCTCAGCAGTACCCAGGGCAGGAAGACTACTATGGGGACCAGTACAGTCACGCAGGACAGGGAGCTTCAGAAG TGAGGGAGGGTCAACCAGGTCAACCGCCTGGTGTGGTCG GTAATGCCCAGTATGGTCAACAGCAAGAAGCCTATCAGCAAGGCCCCCCACAGCAACAAGGTTACCCTCCTCAGCAGCAGTACCCGGGTCAGCAGGCCTACCCGCCGCAGCAACAGGGCTATG GTCCTTCCCAGAATGCCCCGGGACAGTACCCCAACTACCCCCAGGGGCAGGGACAGCAGTACGGTGGCTACCGCCCGCCTCAGCCCGGACCCCCGCAGGGCCAGCAGCAGCGCCCTTACGGCTACGACCAG GGGCACATGAGGAAATAA
- the psma8 gene encoding proteasome subunit alpha-type 8, with protein sequence MAARYDRAITVFSPDGHLFQVEYAQEAVKKGSTAVGIRGKDIVVLGVEKKSVAKLQEERTVRKICALDEHVCMAFAGLTADARIVINRARVECQSHRLTVEDPVTVEYITRYIATLKQRYTQSNGRRPFGISALIVGFDDDGTPRLYQTDPSGTYHAWKANAIGRSAKTVREFLEKNYTEEAIAGDNEAIKLAIKALLEVVQSGGKNIELAVIRRNQPLKILESKEIETLVAEIEKEKEEEAEKKKQKKST encoded by the exons ATGGCGGCAAGATACGATCGAGCTATCACCGTCTTCTCCCCAGACGGCCATCTCTTTCAAGTGGAGTACGCGCAAGAAGCTGTAAAGAAAGGCTCCACGGCG GTGGGAATCAGGGGCAAAGATATCGTTGTCCTCGGAGTTGAGAAGAAATCGGTAGCAAAGTTGCAGGAGGAGAGAACCGTCCGCAAGATCTGCGCCCTTGACGAGCACGTCTGCATGGCGTTTGCAG GACTGACGGCAGACGCTCGTATCGTGATAAACAGAGCGCGTGTTGAGTGTCAGAGCCACCGCTTGACTGTGGAGGATCCTGTCACTGTGGAATACATCACACGCTACATTGCTACCTTGAAACAG CGATACACTCAGAGCAACGGTCGTAGGCCATTCGGCATCTCTGCTCTGATTGTCGGCTTTGACGACGACGGGACTCCACGGCTGTATCAGACTGACCCGTCAGGAACCTACCACGCCTGGAAA GCGAATGCAATTGGTCGTAGTGCTAAAACGGTGAGGGAGTTTCTGGAGAAGAACTACACAGAGGAAGCCATCGCTGGAGACAATGAGGCCATCAAGTTGGCAATCAAAGCTTTGCTCgag GTGGTCCAGTCAGGAGGCAAAAATATTGAACTGGCAGTCATCAGACGGAATCAACCACTGAAG ATCCTGGAGTCCAAAGAGATCGAGACTCTGGTGGCTGAGattgaaaaggaaaaagaggaagaggccgaaaagaagaagcagaaaaagtccacttga
- the ss18 gene encoding protein SSXT isoform X5, whose translation MSVAFAPHRQRGKGDITPAGIQKLLDENNHLIQSIMDFQSKGKTTECSQYQQILHRNLVYLATIADSNQNMQSLLPAPPTQNMPMGPGGMSQSGGPPQPSHGHSMPSEGMVGCGPPAPHMQNQMNGQMPGPNHMPMQGPGPGPNQPPNMPAGSMNMPPSSHGSMGGYNHTVPSSQGIPAQSQMNMTQGQPMGNYGPRPTMNMQPNQGPMMHQQPPSQQYNMPPGGGGQHYQGQQNPMGMMGQVNQGNHVMGQRAMPPYRPPQQGNAQYGQQQEAYQQGPPQQQGYPPQQQYPGQQAYPPQQQGYGPSQNAPGQYPNYPQGQGQQYGGYRPPQPGPPQGQQQRPYGYDQGQYGNYQQ comes from the exons ATGTCGGTGGCGTTCGCACCTCACAGACAGCGTGGGAAGGGTGATATCACCCCCGCCGGAATACAGAAG CTACTTGATGAAAATAACCATTTGATTCAGAGTATCATGGACTTCCAGAGCAAGGGCAAAACAACAGAGTGTTCACA GTATCAACAAATACTGCATAGAAATTTAGTGTACCTGGCCACAATAGCAGACTCTAATCAGAACATGCAGTCTCTTCTCCCAGCA CCACCTACTCAAAACATGCCCATGGGCCCTGGCGGGATGAGCCAAAGTGGTGGTCCGCCTCAACCAAGTCACGGTCACAGCATGCCCTCCGAAGGTATGGTCGGCTGCGGCCCACCTGCCCCGCACATGCAGAACCAGATGAACGGACAGATGCCTG GGCCCAATCACATGCCCATGCAGGGCCCCGGTCCAGGGCCCAACCAGCCACCGAACATGCCGGCCGGCTCCATGAACATGCCCCCGAGCAGCCACGGCTCGATGGGCGGCTACAACCACACTGTCCCTTCATCGCAAGGCATTCCCGCGCAGAGCCAGATGAACATGACGCAGGGTCAGCCCATGGGCAACTACGGGCCGCGACCCACTATGAATATGCAGCCCAATCAAG GCCCCATGATGCACCAGCAGCCTCCCTCCCAGCAGTACAACATGCCtccgggcggcggcggccagcACTACCAAGGCCAGCAGAACCCGATGGGCATGATGGGCCAGGTTAACCAGGGCAATCACGTCATGGGGCAGAGGGCGATGCCCCCGTATAGACCGCCTCAGCAAG GTAATGCCCAGTATGGTCAACAGCAAGAAGCCTATCAGCAAGGCCCCCCACAGCAACAAGGTTACCCTCCTCAGCAGCAGTACCCGGGTCAGCAGGCCTACCCGCCGCAGCAACAGGGCTATG GTCCTTCCCAGAATGCCCCGGGACAGTACCCCAACTACCCCCAGGGGCAGGGACAGCAGTACGGTGGCTACCGCCCGCCTCAGCCCGGACCCCCGCAGGGCCAGCAGCAGCGCCCTTACGGCTACGACCAG GGCCAGTATGGAAATTACCAGCAATGA
- the ss18 gene encoding protein SSXT isoform X3 — translation MSVAFAPHRQRGKGDITPAGIQKLLDENNHLIQSIMDFQSKGKTTECSQYQQILHRNLVYLATIADSNQNMQSLLPAPPTQNMPMGPGGMSQSGGPPQPSHGHSMPSEGMVGCGPPAPHMQNQMNGQMPGPNHMPMQGPGPGPNQPPNMPAGSMNMPPSSHGSMGGYNHTVPSSQGIPAQSQMNMTQGQPMGNYGPRPTMNMQPNQGPMMHQQPPSQQYNMPPGGGGQHYQGQQNPMGMMGQVNQGNHVMGQRAMPPYRPPQQGPPQQYPGQEDYYGDQYSHAGQGASEGNAQYGQQQEAYQQGPPQQQGYPPQQQYPGQQAYPPQQQGYGPSQNAPGQYPNYPQGQGQQYGGYRPPQPGPPQGQQQRPYGYDQGQYGNYQQ, via the exons ATGTCGGTGGCGTTCGCACCTCACAGACAGCGTGGGAAGGGTGATATCACCCCCGCCGGAATACAGAAG CTACTTGATGAAAATAACCATTTGATTCAGAGTATCATGGACTTCCAGAGCAAGGGCAAAACAACAGAGTGTTCACA GTATCAACAAATACTGCATAGAAATTTAGTGTACCTGGCCACAATAGCAGACTCTAATCAGAACATGCAGTCTCTTCTCCCAGCA CCACCTACTCAAAACATGCCCATGGGCCCTGGCGGGATGAGCCAAAGTGGTGGTCCGCCTCAACCAAGTCACGGTCACAGCATGCCCTCCGAAGGTATGGTCGGCTGCGGCCCACCTGCCCCGCACATGCAGAACCAGATGAACGGACAGATGCCTG GGCCCAATCACATGCCCATGCAGGGCCCCGGTCCAGGGCCCAACCAGCCACCGAACATGCCGGCCGGCTCCATGAACATGCCCCCGAGCAGCCACGGCTCGATGGGCGGCTACAACCACACTGTCCCTTCATCGCAAGGCATTCCCGCGCAGAGCCAGATGAACATGACGCAGGGTCAGCCCATGGGCAACTACGGGCCGCGACCCACTATGAATATGCAGCCCAATCAAG GCCCCATGATGCACCAGCAGCCTCCCTCCCAGCAGTACAACATGCCtccgggcggcggcggccagcACTACCAAGGCCAGCAGAACCCGATGGGCATGATGGGCCAGGTTAACCAGGGCAATCACGTCATGGGGCAGAGGGCGATGCCCCCGTATAGACCGCCTCAGCAAG gACCCCCTCAGCAGTACCCAGGGCAGGAAGACTACTATGGGGACCAGTACAGTCACGCAGGACAGGGAGCTTCAGAAG GTAATGCCCAGTATGGTCAACAGCAAGAAGCCTATCAGCAAGGCCCCCCACAGCAACAAGGTTACCCTCCTCAGCAGCAGTACCCGGGTCAGCAGGCCTACCCGCCGCAGCAACAGGGCTATG GTCCTTCCCAGAATGCCCCGGGACAGTACCCCAACTACCCCCAGGGGCAGGGACAGCAGTACGGTGGCTACCGCCCGCCTCAGCCCGGACCCCCGCAGGGCCAGCAGCAGCGCCCTTACGGCTACGACCAG GGCCAGTATGGAAATTACCAGCAATGA
- the ss18 gene encoding protein SSXT isoform X1 codes for MSVAFAPHRQRGKGDITPAGIQKLLDENNHLIQSIMDFQSKGKTTECSQYQQILHRNLVYLATIADSNQNMQSLLPAPPTQNMPMGPGGMSQSGGPPQPSHGHSMPSEGMVGCGPPAPHMQNQMNGQMPGPNHMPMQGPGPGPNQPPNMPAGSMNMPPSSHGSMGGYNHTVPSSQGIPAQSQMNMTQGQPMGNYGPRPTMNMQPNQGPMMHQQPPSQQYNMPPGGGGQHYQGQQNPMGMMGQVNQGNHVMGQRAMPPYRPPQQGPPQQYPGQEDYYGDQYSHAGQGASEVREGQPGQPPGVVGNAQYGQQQEAYQQGPPQQQGYPPQQQYPGQQAYPPQQQGYGPSQNAPGQYPNYPQGQGQQYGGYRPPQPGPPQGQQQRPYGYDQGQYGNYQQ; via the exons ATGTCGGTGGCGTTCGCACCTCACAGACAGCGTGGGAAGGGTGATATCACCCCCGCCGGAATACAGAAG CTACTTGATGAAAATAACCATTTGATTCAGAGTATCATGGACTTCCAGAGCAAGGGCAAAACAACAGAGTGTTCACA GTATCAACAAATACTGCATAGAAATTTAGTGTACCTGGCCACAATAGCAGACTCTAATCAGAACATGCAGTCTCTTCTCCCAGCA CCACCTACTCAAAACATGCCCATGGGCCCTGGCGGGATGAGCCAAAGTGGTGGTCCGCCTCAACCAAGTCACGGTCACAGCATGCCCTCCGAAGGTATGGTCGGCTGCGGCCCACCTGCCCCGCACATGCAGAACCAGATGAACGGACAGATGCCTG GGCCCAATCACATGCCCATGCAGGGCCCCGGTCCAGGGCCCAACCAGCCACCGAACATGCCGGCCGGCTCCATGAACATGCCCCCGAGCAGCCACGGCTCGATGGGCGGCTACAACCACACTGTCCCTTCATCGCAAGGCATTCCCGCGCAGAGCCAGATGAACATGACGCAGGGTCAGCCCATGGGCAACTACGGGCCGCGACCCACTATGAATATGCAGCCCAATCAAG GCCCCATGATGCACCAGCAGCCTCCCTCCCAGCAGTACAACATGCCtccgggcggcggcggccagcACTACCAAGGCCAGCAGAACCCGATGGGCATGATGGGCCAGGTTAACCAGGGCAATCACGTCATGGGGCAGAGGGCGATGCCCCCGTATAGACCGCCTCAGCAAG gACCCCCTCAGCAGTACCCAGGGCAGGAAGACTACTATGGGGACCAGTACAGTCACGCAGGACAGGGAGCTTCAGAAG TGAGGGAGGGTCAACCAGGTCAACCGCCTGGTGTGGTCG GTAATGCCCAGTATGGTCAACAGCAAGAAGCCTATCAGCAAGGCCCCCCACAGCAACAAGGTTACCCTCCTCAGCAGCAGTACCCGGGTCAGCAGGCCTACCCGCCGCAGCAACAGGGCTATG GTCCTTCCCAGAATGCCCCGGGACAGTACCCCAACTACCCCCAGGGGCAGGGACAGCAGTACGGTGGCTACCGCCCGCCTCAGCCCGGACCCCCGCAGGGCCAGCAGCAGCGCCCTTACGGCTACGACCAG GGCCAGTATGGAAATTACCAGCAATGA